DNA sequence from the Candidatus Poribacteria bacterium genome:
CCCCCTTATCAGGGAGGAAACCTTTGTCAGGGGGACTTTAAGAGGAAATGCGTAAGTCCTATCCCTCTAATCGTCGCACGGTGCTGCCATTCTGTACGGCATCATAGATTTCCTTGAACCCATCGTTACCGTCATCGGGAACGGGTTCCAGATTAGATCCCGCTTCACAAGTGGGCATGGCGTCATTCGGATAGACCGCATGGAGGTCCTGTTTGTTGCAACCGTAGTAGGTGGTCTCTCCGCTTGCGCGAGTATAGCGATAGACGTGACGGGGTGTATCTACGAAGGAGTAGTCAACTTTGTATCTCTGCACAGCTTCTTCGTCAACCTCCACACCGACACCCGGCTTTTCCGGCACACGGTAGAAACCGCCACGCAGCTCTATCGGTTCTGTGATGAGTTGGCTCTCCCAGATGTTCATGCAGGTAATCGCGGGCCACTTGGCTTGCGGACAAACAGCACCGAGGTGGGCAGCCCACGTCGTGGTGATGCCGGTGCCGACGAGTTGCAGCCAGAAGGGTTTGTTCGCTTCCTCACAAACGGTCGCCTGTTTCAGCAGACGATGCGCGCCGGCGCAAATAACGAAGCCATCCGCTACATCTTCCAGTAGCGTCGTTAGGATGGGCGGGGAACCGTAGTGCATCGCCACGGGTCGGTTGATACGTTGGCGAATCTGTTTGTTCCCAGCGACATCGCCCTGCGGAATCGGGCTTTCGATCATGGCGACCTGCTCGTACCGTTCGAGGGTCTTGAGGAACTCGACGGCATTGGCTGCATTTGCCAAAGTTGAATTGAAGTCCAGATCCAGCTTAAACTGCGAGGGGACATCTTCGATAATGGCTCCGATGGCTGCGTGCAGGTCGTACCATGTCCGTGCTTTGAGTTTGGAGGACATATAGCCCTGTTCAGCCGCATCGGCGCACTGTTGCGCCCAATCCTTCGGAGGCATATCCATAGCCCACCAAGAGAGCGGACACCACTCTCGGACTTTCGTTCCCAGAAGGCGATAGGCAGGCGTGTTCAACGATTTGCCTACTGCATCGAAGAGCGCGATTTGGATACCAGCACCCAAACCGTCCTCCCACAGCAGGTCGCCAGCCTCGCGTCCCACGATCTGCTCTGCGATGTCATCGGATACCCTCGCCCAAGTGTAGTTGGGTATCGTTTCGCCCCAACCGACCACGCCGTTGTCNNNNNNNNNNNNNNNNNNNNNNNNNNNNNNNNNNNNNNNNNNNNNNNNNNNNNNNNNNNNNTCGCACAAAAAGTATACCCGCTTGCCGACCTGACGAAGTTAGTCATTGCTGGAAATTGAATCAACCAATGGTCTAAAATGTCAAGTCCTAAAATAGGTTTACAGGAAAATTACGCATTACGGTAGATTTATAGGGAGTTGTTTTTGACCTTTGTGATAAACGTCTTGAGGTGTTTGATACCCCAAACTGAGATGCGGTCTCTCGTTATTGTATATAGCAACACTCTGTTTGGCGTTAGCGGTGGCTTGTTGTATCGAGCCAAATGTGTGGTTTAGCAAGAATTCAATTTTCAAGATACCGTTGACCCGTTCAGCGATGGCGTTCTGGTAAACATCACCGTTTTGCGTCATGCTGAGTTGTACACCGTGTGAGTGAAGTAATTGGGTATAAGCATGACAACAGTATTGGATACCTCTGTCAGAATGATGAATGAGTGCATCGGATTTAGTGACCGATTTTATTGCCATTTTGCAAGCTCTGATAGCACCTTCGACCGCTAGCGAATCCGAGACATCAAATCCAACGATTTTGCGTGAGAAGAGGTCTGTAACCAGAGCCAGATACACAAAGCCATCAAGCGTTTGTAAGTAAGTAATGTCTGCAACAAAAACTTGGTGAATCCGGTCAACAACTAAATCCGTTATCCGATTCGGATACCGATAGAATCGGTGATTGGCAAAAGTGGTTCGCTTACCACGCTTTGAGGGCGCAATGAGCAGTCCATGGTCTTTGAGCAAGCGGAACAGCGCATCTCTACCTAATTGGAGACCGAGTTGTTCAAACTGAGGTTTGAGCAGTTGATACAATTTTCTTACCCCAATTCTGGGTTGGCGTGCACGGATTTGACAGACCAATTGAAGCACCATTTCTTGTTTCAGTCGCTCATTGGCTTGATGGGTTTGATAGTGGTAAAACGCCTGTCGAGATACACCATGAACCGCACAAACTGTCTCAAGGGAATAACTAGAAGTTTTCGAGTGCCACACCGCCTCAATGCTTGCATATTTCACTTTTTTTTAAGGTCAATACCAAACTGTTTCTCTGCTTGACAAATCTGTGATTCAAGAGCCGCTATCTTCAGATGTGCCTGTGCTAAGGCGGACTCAAGCTGTTGTTTGTCAGCAGTGAGTTGCTTCAGTTGATTCACCTCGTCGGGCGTTTCAAT
Encoded proteins:
- a CDS encoding mandelate racemase/muconate lactonizing enzyme family protein; translation: DNGVVGWGETIPNYTWARVSDDIAEQIVGREAGDLLWEDGLGAGIQIALFDAVGKSLNTPAYRLLGTKVREWCPLSWWAMDMPPKDWAQQCADAAEQGYMSSKLKARTWYDLHAAIGAIIEDVPSQFKLDLDFNSTLANAANAVEFLKTLERYEQVAMIESPIPQGDVAGNKQIRQRINRPVAMHYGSPPILTTLLEDVADGFVICAGAHRLLKQATVCEEANKPFWLQLVGTGITTTWAAHLGAVCPQAKWPAITCMNIWESQLITEPIELRGGFYRVPEKPGVGVEVDEEAVQRYKVDYSFVDTPRHVYRYTRASGETTYYGCNKQDLHAVYPNDAMPTCEAGSNLEPVPDDGNDGFKEIYDAVQNGSTVRRLEG
- a CDS encoding IS3 family transposase translates to MKYASIEAVWHSKTSSYSLETVCAVHGVSRQAFYHYQTHQANERLKQEMVLQLVCQIRARQPRIGVRKLYQLLKPQFEQLGLQLGRDALFRLLKDHGLLIAPSKRGKRTTFANHRFYRYPNRITDLVVDRIHQVFVADITYLQTLDGFVYLALVTDLFSRKIVGFDVSDSLAVEGAIRACKMAIKSVTKSDALIHHSDRGIQYCCHAYTQLLHSHGVQLSMTQNGDVYQNAIAERVNGILKIEFLLNHTFGSIQQATANAKQSVAIYNNERPHLSLGYQTPQDVYHKGQKQLPINLP